From the Homo sapiens chromosome 1, GRCh38.p14 Primary Assembly genome, one window contains:
- the NHSL3 gene encoding NHS-like protein 3 isoform 4 (isoform 4 is encoded by transcript variant 4) — translation MGNSHHKRKAPSGPRVRSFWRFGRSAKRPAGSAKAENDKHLSVGPGQGPGSAVDEHQDNVFFPSGRPPHLEELHTQAQEGLRSLQHQEKQKLNKGGWDHGDTQSIQSSRTGPDEDNISFCSQTTSYVAESSTAEDALSIRSEMIQRKGSTFRPHDSFPKSGKSGRRRRERRSTVLGLPQHVQKELGLRNEREAPGTPRAPGARDAVRIPTVDGRPRGTSGMGARVSLQALEAEAEAGAETEAMLQRHIDRVYRDDTFVGRSTGTRAPPLTRPMSLAVPGLTGGAGPAEPLSPAMSISPQATYLSKLIPHAVLPPTVDVVALGRCSLRTLSRCSLHSASPASVRSLGRFSSVSSPQPRSRHPSSSSDTWSHSQSSDTIVSDGSTLSSKGGSEGQPESSTASNSVVPPPQGGSGRGSPSGGSTAEASDTLSIRSSGQLSGRSVSLRKLKRPPPPPRRTHSLHQRGLAVPDGPLGLPPKPERKQQPQLPRPPTTGGSEGAGAAPCPPNPANSWVPGLSPGGSRRPPRSPERTLSPSSGYSSQSGTPTLPPKGLAGPPASPGKAQPPKPERVTSLRSPGASVSSSLTSLCSSSSDPAPSDRSGPQILTPLGDRFVIPPHPKVPAPFSPPPSKPRSPNPAAPALAAPAVVPGPVSTTDASPQSPPTPQTTLTPLQESPVISKDQSPPPSPPPSYHPPPPPTKKPEVVVEAPSASETAEEPLQDPNWPPPPPPAPEEQDLSMADFPPPEEAFFSVASPEPAGPSGSPELVSSPAASSSSATALQIQPPGSPDPPPAPPAPAPASSAPGHVAKLPQKEPVGCSKGGGPPREDVGAPLVTPSLLQMVRLRSVGAPGGAPTPALGPSAPQKPLRRALSGRASPVPAPSSGLHAAVRLKACSLAASEGLSSAQPNGPPEAEPRPPQSPASTASFIFSKGSRKLQLERPVSPETQADLQRNLVAELRSISEQRPPQAPKKSPKAPPPVARKPSVGVPPPASPSYPRAEPLTAPPTNGLPHTQDRTKRELAENGGVLQLVGPEEKMGLPGSDSQKELA, via the exons GCTCTGCCAAGGCTGAGAATGACAAACATCTAAGTGTAGGGCCTGGCCAGGGGCCAGGGTCTGCAGTGGATGAGCACCAGGACAACGTCTTCTTTCCCAGTGGGCGACCCCCCCACCTGGAAGAGCTGCACACTCAGGCCCAGGAGGGGCTCCGCTCCCTACAACACCAAG agaaacagaaactgaACAAGGGTGGCTGGGACCATGGAGACACCCAGAGTATCCAG TCCTCCCGGACGGGGCCGGATGAAGACAACATCTCCTTCTGCAGTCAGACCACATCCTACGTGGCTGAGAGCTCCACAGCAGAGGACGCGCTCTCCATCCGCTCGGAGATGATCCAGCGCAAAG GCTCCACCTTCCGACCCCATGACTCATTTCCCAAATCTGGAAAGTCAGGGCGGCGTCGGCGGGAGCGGCGGAGCACTGTGCTGGGACTCCCGCAGCATGTGCAGAAGGAGCTTG GCCTGAGGAATGAGCGTGAGGCACCAGGCACGCCCCGGGCTCCTGGTGCACGGGATGCCGTACGCATCCCCACAGTGGACGGCCGCCCCCGAGGCACCTCAGGGATGGGGGCCCGGGTGTCCCTGCAGGCGctggaggcggaggcggaggctggcGCTGAGACAGAGGCCATGCTGCAGCGCCACATTGACCGTGTCTACCGGGATGACACCTTTGTTGGCCGGTCCACGGGTACCCGGGCCCCACCATTGACCCGGCCCATGTCCCTAGCAGTGCCTGGATTGACAGGAGGGGCAGGGCCTGCAGAGCCCCTGAGCCCGGCCATGTCCATCTCCCCCCAGGCCACCTACCTGTCGAAGTTGATTCCACATGCTGTGCTGCCGCCTACAGTGGACGTGGTGGCCCTAGGCCGCTGCAGCCTGCGCACACTAAGCCGCTGCAGCCTGCACTCGGCCAGCCCAGCCTCAGTCCGCTCGCTGGGGCGCTTCTCCTCCGTCTCCAGCCCACAGCCCCGCAGCCGCCACCCATCCTCCTCCAGTGACACCTGGAGCCACTCTCAATCCTCCGACACCATTGTGTCTGACGGTTCCACCCTCTCCTCTAAGGGTGGCTCTGAGGGCCAGCCGGAGAGCTCTACGGCTAGCAATAGCGTGGTACCCCCTCcccagggaggcagtgggaggggCTCTCCCAGTGGGGGCAGCACTGCTGAGGCCTCAGACACACTCAGCATTCGGAGCAGTGGGCAGTTGTCTGGCCGGAGTGTGTCCCTGCGTAAGCTGAAGCGGcctccaccccctccccgccGGACCCACTCCCTCCATCAGCGGGGCTTAGCAGTGCCTGATGGGCCATTAGGGTTGCCCCCTAAGCCTGAGCGTAAGCAGCAGCCCCAGCTGCCTCGGCCACCCACCACTGGTGGCTCAGAAGGGGCGGGGGCAGCACCCTGTCCACCCAACCCAGCCAACAGCTGGGTACCTGGCTTGTCTCCGGGTGGTTCCCGGCGCCCCCCACGGTCCCCAGAACGGACACTTTCGCCCTCCAGTGGATACTCGAGCCAAAGTGGtactcccaccctccctcccaagGGCCTGGCAGGTCCCCCTGCTTCCCCAGGCAAGGCCCAGCCCCCTAAACCAGAGCGTGTCACGTCTCTTCGCTCCCCTGGGGCCTCCGTCTCCTCTTCCCTCACGTCTTTATGTTCCTCCTCCTCTGACCCAGCCCCCTCAGACCGCTCTGGGCCACAGATATTGACCCCCCTGGGTGACAGGTTTGTCATACCTCCTCACCCCAAGGTGCCTGcccccttctccccacctccctccaagCCCAGGAGCCCTAACCCAGCTGCCCCTGCTCTAGCCGCCCCTGCTGTGGTTCCTGGGCCTGTTTCTACCACTGACGCCAGTCCTCAGtcccctcccactccccagaCAACCTTGACTCCACTGCAGGAGTCTCCTGTCATCTCCAAAGACCAGTCAcccccaccttccccacccccatcttatcatccacccccaccacccactAAGAAGCCAGAGGTGGTTGTGGAGGCACCATCTGCCTCAGAGACTGCTGAGGAGCCCCTCCAAGATCCCAACtggccccctcccccaccccctgcccctgaGGAGCAGGACCTGTCCATGGCTGACTTCCCCCCACCAGAGGAGGCTTTTTTCTCTGTGGCCAGCCCTGAGCCTGCAGGCCCTTCAGGCTCCCCAGAGCTTGTCAGCTCCCCGGCTGCTTCGTCCTCCTCAGCTACTGCTTTGCAGATTCAGCCCCCGGGTAGCCCAGACCCTCCTCCAGCTCCGCCAGCCCCAGCTCCTGCTAGTTCCGCCCCAGGGCATGTGGCCAAGCTCCCTCAGAAGGAACCGGTGGGCTGTAGCAAGGGTGGTGGGCCTCCCAGGGAGGACGTAGGTGCGCCCCTGGTCACGCCCTCGCTCCTGCAGATGGTGCGGCTGCGCTCCGTGGGTGCTCCAGGAGGGGCTCCCACCCCAGCACTGGGGCCATCGGCCCCCCAGAAACCACTGCGAAGGGCCCTGTCAGGGCGGGCCAGCCCAGTGCCTGCCCCCTCCTCAGGGCTCCATGCTGCGGTCCGACTCAAGGCCTGCAGCCTGGCCGCCAGTGAAGGCCTCTCAAGTGCTCAGCCCAACGGACCGCCTGAGGCAGAGCCACGGCCTCCCCAGTCCCCTGCCTCAACGGCCAGTTTCATCTTCTCCAAGGGCTCTAGGAAGCTGCAGCTGGAGCGGCCCGTGTCCCCTGAGACCCAGGCTGACCTCCAGCGGAATCTGGTGGCAGAACTCCGGAGCATCTCAGAGCAGCGGCCACCCCAGGCCCCAAAGAAGTCACCTAAGGCTCCCCCACCTGTGGCCCGCAAGCCGTCTGTGGGAGTCCCCCCACCCGCCTCCCCCAGTTACCCTCGAGCTGAGCCCCTTACTGCTCCTCCCACCAATGGGCTCCCTCACACCCAGGACAGGACTAAGAGGGAGCTGGCGGAGAATGGAGGTGTCCTGCAGCTGGTGGGCCCAGAGGAGAAGATgggcctcccgggctcag ACTCACAGAAAGAGCTGGCCTGA
- the NHSL3 gene encoding NHS-like protein 3 isoform 3 (isoform 3 is encoded by transcript variant 3): protein MVVFVGRRLPALLGLFKKKGSAKAENDKHLSVGPGQGPGSAVDEHQDNVFFPSGRPPHLEELHTQAQEGLRSLQHQEKQKLNKGGWDHGDTQSIQSSRTGPDEDNISFCSQTTSYVAESSTAEDALSIRSEMIQRKDSQKELA, encoded by the exons ATGGTGGTGTTCGTTGGCCGCCGCCTCCCGGCGCTCCTAGGGCTGTTTAAGAAGAAGG GCTCTGCCAAGGCTGAGAATGACAAACATCTAAGTGTAGGGCCTGGCCAGGGGCCAGGGTCTGCAGTGGATGAGCACCAGGACAACGTCTTCTTTCCCAGTGGGCGACCCCCCCACCTGGAAGAGCTGCACACTCAGGCCCAGGAGGGGCTCCGCTCCCTACAACACCAAG agaaacagaaactgaACAAGGGTGGCTGGGACCATGGAGACACCCAGAGTATCCAG TCCTCCCGGACGGGGCCGGATGAAGACAACATCTCCTTCTGCAGTCAGACCACATCCTACGTGGCTGAGAGCTCCACAGCAGAGGACGCGCTCTCCATCCGCTCGGAGATGATCCAGCGCAAAG ACTCACAGAAAGAGCTGGCCTGA
- the NHSL3 gene encoding NHS-like protein 3 isoform 1 (isoform 1 is encoded by transcript variant 1), producing the protein MAARAPPAAPAAEEPGNPGGPPRRKKSRSGASGLRRAFSWLRGKRRKKKAAGAEGAEPAAPRAKKAEDKAKRAKGKGRGSAKAENDKHLSVGPGQGPGSAVDEHQDNVFFPSGRPPHLEELHTQAQEGLRSLQHQEKQKLNKGGWDHGDTQSIQSSRTGPDEDNISFCSQTTSYVAESSTAEDALSIRSEMIQRKGSTFRPHDSFPKSGKSGRRRRERRSTVLGLPQHVQKELGLRNEREAPGTPRAPGARDAVRIPTVDGRPRGTSGMGARVSLQALEAEAEAGAETEAMLQRHIDRVYRDDTFVGRSTGTRAPPLTRPMSLAVPGLTGGAGPAEPLSPAMSISPQATYLSKLIPHAVLPPTVDVVALGRCSLRTLSRCSLHSASPASVRSLGRFSSVSSPQPRSRHPSSSSDTWSHSQSSDTIVSDGSTLSSKGGSEGQPESSTASNSVVPPPQGGSGRGSPSGGSTAEASDTLSIRSSGQLSGRSVSLRKLKRPPPPPRRTHSLHQRGLAVPDGPLGLPPKPERKQQPQLPRPPTTGGSEGAGAAPCPPNPANSWVPGLSPGGSRRPPRSPERTLSPSSGYSSQSGTPTLPPKGLAGPPASPGKAQPPKPERVTSLRSPGASVSSSLTSLCSSSSDPAPSDRSGPQILTPLGDRFVIPPHPKVPAPFSPPPSKPRSPNPAAPALAAPAVVPGPVSTTDASPQSPPTPQTTLTPLQESPVISKDQSPPPSPPPSYHPPPPPTKKPEVVVEAPSASETAEEPLQDPNWPPPPPPAPEEQDLSMADFPPPEEAFFSVASPEPAGPSGSPELVSSPAASSSSATALQIQPPGSPDPPPAPPAPAPASSAPGHVAKLPQKEPVGCSKGGGPPREDVGAPLVTPSLLQMVRLRSVGAPGGAPTPALGPSAPQKPLRRALSGRASPVPAPSSGLHAAVRLKACSLAASEGLSSAQPNGPPEAEPRPPQSPASTASFIFSKGSRKLQLERPVSPETQADLQRNLVAELRSISEQRPPQAPKKSPKAPPPVARKPSVGVPPPASPSYPRAEPLTAPPTNGLPHTQDRTKRELAENGGVLQLVGPEEKMGLPGSDSQKELA; encoded by the exons GCTCTGCCAAGGCTGAGAATGACAAACATCTAAGTGTAGGGCCTGGCCAGGGGCCAGGGTCTGCAGTGGATGAGCACCAGGACAACGTCTTCTTTCCCAGTGGGCGACCCCCCCACCTGGAAGAGCTGCACACTCAGGCCCAGGAGGGGCTCCGCTCCCTACAACACCAAG agaaacagaaactgaACAAGGGTGGCTGGGACCATGGAGACACCCAGAGTATCCAG TCCTCCCGGACGGGGCCGGATGAAGACAACATCTCCTTCTGCAGTCAGACCACATCCTACGTGGCTGAGAGCTCCACAGCAGAGGACGCGCTCTCCATCCGCTCGGAGATGATCCAGCGCAAAG GCTCCACCTTCCGACCCCATGACTCATTTCCCAAATCTGGAAAGTCAGGGCGGCGTCGGCGGGAGCGGCGGAGCACTGTGCTGGGACTCCCGCAGCATGTGCAGAAGGAGCTTG GCCTGAGGAATGAGCGTGAGGCACCAGGCACGCCCCGGGCTCCTGGTGCACGGGATGCCGTACGCATCCCCACAGTGGACGGCCGCCCCCGAGGCACCTCAGGGATGGGGGCCCGGGTGTCCCTGCAGGCGctggaggcggaggcggaggctggcGCTGAGACAGAGGCCATGCTGCAGCGCCACATTGACCGTGTCTACCGGGATGACACCTTTGTTGGCCGGTCCACGGGTACCCGGGCCCCACCATTGACCCGGCCCATGTCCCTAGCAGTGCCTGGATTGACAGGAGGGGCAGGGCCTGCAGAGCCCCTGAGCCCGGCCATGTCCATCTCCCCCCAGGCCACCTACCTGTCGAAGTTGATTCCACATGCTGTGCTGCCGCCTACAGTGGACGTGGTGGCCCTAGGCCGCTGCAGCCTGCGCACACTAAGCCGCTGCAGCCTGCACTCGGCCAGCCCAGCCTCAGTCCGCTCGCTGGGGCGCTTCTCCTCCGTCTCCAGCCCACAGCCCCGCAGCCGCCACCCATCCTCCTCCAGTGACACCTGGAGCCACTCTCAATCCTCCGACACCATTGTGTCTGACGGTTCCACCCTCTCCTCTAAGGGTGGCTCTGAGGGCCAGCCGGAGAGCTCTACGGCTAGCAATAGCGTGGTACCCCCTCcccagggaggcagtgggaggggCTCTCCCAGTGGGGGCAGCACTGCTGAGGCCTCAGACACACTCAGCATTCGGAGCAGTGGGCAGTTGTCTGGCCGGAGTGTGTCCCTGCGTAAGCTGAAGCGGcctccaccccctccccgccGGACCCACTCCCTCCATCAGCGGGGCTTAGCAGTGCCTGATGGGCCATTAGGGTTGCCCCCTAAGCCTGAGCGTAAGCAGCAGCCCCAGCTGCCTCGGCCACCCACCACTGGTGGCTCAGAAGGGGCGGGGGCAGCACCCTGTCCACCCAACCCAGCCAACAGCTGGGTACCTGGCTTGTCTCCGGGTGGTTCCCGGCGCCCCCCACGGTCCCCAGAACGGACACTTTCGCCCTCCAGTGGATACTCGAGCCAAAGTGGtactcccaccctccctcccaagGGCCTGGCAGGTCCCCCTGCTTCCCCAGGCAAGGCCCAGCCCCCTAAACCAGAGCGTGTCACGTCTCTTCGCTCCCCTGGGGCCTCCGTCTCCTCTTCCCTCACGTCTTTATGTTCCTCCTCCTCTGACCCAGCCCCCTCAGACCGCTCTGGGCCACAGATATTGACCCCCCTGGGTGACAGGTTTGTCATACCTCCTCACCCCAAGGTGCCTGcccccttctccccacctccctccaagCCCAGGAGCCCTAACCCAGCTGCCCCTGCTCTAGCCGCCCCTGCTGTGGTTCCTGGGCCTGTTTCTACCACTGACGCCAGTCCTCAGtcccctcccactccccagaCAACCTTGACTCCACTGCAGGAGTCTCCTGTCATCTCCAAAGACCAGTCAcccccaccttccccacccccatcttatcatccacccccaccacccactAAGAAGCCAGAGGTGGTTGTGGAGGCACCATCTGCCTCAGAGACTGCTGAGGAGCCCCTCCAAGATCCCAACtggccccctcccccaccccctgcccctgaGGAGCAGGACCTGTCCATGGCTGACTTCCCCCCACCAGAGGAGGCTTTTTTCTCTGTGGCCAGCCCTGAGCCTGCAGGCCCTTCAGGCTCCCCAGAGCTTGTCAGCTCCCCGGCTGCTTCGTCCTCCTCAGCTACTGCTTTGCAGATTCAGCCCCCGGGTAGCCCAGACCCTCCTCCAGCTCCGCCAGCCCCAGCTCCTGCTAGTTCCGCCCCAGGGCATGTGGCCAAGCTCCCTCAGAAGGAACCGGTGGGCTGTAGCAAGGGTGGTGGGCCTCCCAGGGAGGACGTAGGTGCGCCCCTGGTCACGCCCTCGCTCCTGCAGATGGTGCGGCTGCGCTCCGTGGGTGCTCCAGGAGGGGCTCCCACCCCAGCACTGGGGCCATCGGCCCCCCAGAAACCACTGCGAAGGGCCCTGTCAGGGCGGGCCAGCCCAGTGCCTGCCCCCTCCTCAGGGCTCCATGCTGCGGTCCGACTCAAGGCCTGCAGCCTGGCCGCCAGTGAAGGCCTCTCAAGTGCTCAGCCCAACGGACCGCCTGAGGCAGAGCCACGGCCTCCCCAGTCCCCTGCCTCAACGGCCAGTTTCATCTTCTCCAAGGGCTCTAGGAAGCTGCAGCTGGAGCGGCCCGTGTCCCCTGAGACCCAGGCTGACCTCCAGCGGAATCTGGTGGCAGAACTCCGGAGCATCTCAGAGCAGCGGCCACCCCAGGCCCCAAAGAAGTCACCTAAGGCTCCCCCACCTGTGGCCCGCAAGCCGTCTGTGGGAGTCCCCCCACCCGCCTCCCCCAGTTACCCTCGAGCTGAGCCCCTTACTGCTCCTCCCACCAATGGGCTCCCTCACACCCAGGACAGGACTAAGAGGGAGCTGGCGGAGAATGGAGGTGTCCTGCAGCTGGTGGGCCCAGAGGAGAAGATgggcctcccgggctcag ACTCACAGAAAGAGCTGGCCTGA
- the YARS1 gene encoding tyrosine--tRNA ligase, cytoplasmic isoform X1, whose translation MNPMVPGLTGSKMSSSEEESKIDLLDRKEDVKKKLKKAFCEPGNVENNGVLSFIKHVLFPLKSEFVILRDEKWGGNKTYTAYVDLEKDFAAEVVHPGDLKNSVEVALNKLLDPIREKFNTPALKKLASAAYPDPSKQKPMAKGPAKNSEPEEVIPSRLDIRVGKIITVEKHPDADSLYVEKIDVGEAEPRTVVSGLVQFVPKEELQDRLVVVLCNLKPQKMRGVESQGMLLCASIEGINRQVEPLDPPAGSAPGEHVFVKGYEKGQPDEELKPKKKVFEKLQADFKISEECIAQWKQTNFMTKLGSISCKSLKGGNIS comes from the exons ATGAATCCTATGGTTCCAGGATTAACAGGCAGCAAAATGAGCTCTTCAGAAGAG GAGTCCAAGATTGATCTCCTTGATCGGAaggaggatgtgaagaaaaaacTGAAGAAGGCCTTCTGTGAGCCAGGAAATGTGGAGAACAATGGGGTTCTGTCCTTCATCAAGCATGTCCTTTTTCCCCTTAAGTCCG AGTTTGTGATCCTACGAGATGAGAAATGGGGTGGAAACAAAACCTACACAGCTTACGTGGACCTGGAAAAGGACTTTGCTGCTGAG GTTGTACATCCTGGAGACCTGAAGAATTCTGTTGAAGTCGCACTGAACAAGTTGCTGGATCCAATCCGGGAAAAGTTTAATACCCCTGCCCTGAAAAAACTGGCCAGCGCTGCCTACCCAGATCCCTCAAAGCAGA AGCCAATGGCCAAAGGCCCTGCCAAGAATTCAGAACCAGAGGAGGTCATCCCATCCCGGCTGGATATCCGTGTGGGGAAAATCATCACTGTGGAGAAG CACCCAGATGCAGACAGCCTGTATGTAGAGAAGATTGACGTGGGGGAAGCTGAACCACGGACTGTGGTGAGCGGCCTGGTACAGTTCGTGCCCAAGGAGGAACTGCAGGACAGGCTGGTAGTGGTGCTGTGCAACCTGAAACCCCAGAAGATGAGAGGAGTCGAGTCCCAAGGCATGCTTCTGTGTGCTTCTAT AGAAGGGATAAACCGCCAGGTTGAACCTCTGGACCCTCCGGCAGGCTCTGCTCCTGGTGAGCACGTGTTTGTGAAGGGCTATGAAAAGGGCCAACCAGATGAGGAGCTCAAGCCCAAGAAGAAAGTCTTCGAGAAGTTGCAG GCTGACTTCAAAATTTCTGAGGAGTGCATCGCACAGTGGAAGCAAACCAACTTCATGACCAAGCTGGGCTCCATTTCCTGTAAATCGCTGAAAGGGGGGAACATTAGCTAG
- the NHSL3 gene encoding NHS-like protein 3 isoform 2 (isoform 2 is encoded by transcript variant 2), with the protein MVVFVGRRLPALLGLFKKKGSAKAENDKHLSVGPGQGPGSAVDEHQDNVFFPSGRPPHLEELHTQAQEGLRSLQHQEKQKLNKGGWDHGDTQSIQSSRTGPDEDNISFCSQTTSYVAESSTAEDALSIRSEMIQRKGSTFRPHDSFPKSGKSGRRRRERRSTVLGLPQHVQKELGLRNEREAPGTPRAPGARDAVRIPTVDGRPRGTSGMGARVSLQALEAEAEAGAETEAMLQRHIDRVYRDDTFVGRSTGTRAPPLTRPMSLAVPGLTGGAGPAEPLSPAMSISPQATYLSKLIPHAVLPPTVDVVALGRCSLRTLSRCSLHSASPASVRSLGRFSSVSSPQPRSRHPSSSSDTWSHSQSSDTIVSDGSTLSSKGGSEGQPESSTASNSVVPPPQGGSGRGSPSGGSTAEASDTLSIRSSGQLSGRSVSLRKLKRPPPPPRRTHSLHQRGLAVPDGPLGLPPKPERKQQPQLPRPPTTGGSEGAGAAPCPPNPANSWVPGLSPGGSRRPPRSPERTLSPSSGYSSQSGTPTLPPKGLAGPPASPGKAQPPKPERVTSLRSPGASVSSSLTSLCSSSSDPAPSDRSGPQILTPLGDRFVIPPHPKVPAPFSPPPSKPRSPNPAAPALAAPAVVPGPVSTTDASPQSPPTPQTTLTPLQESPVISKDQSPPPSPPPSYHPPPPPTKKPEVVVEAPSASETAEEPLQDPNWPPPPPPAPEEQDLSMADFPPPEEAFFSVASPEPAGPSGSPELVSSPAASSSSATALQIQPPGSPDPPPAPPAPAPASSAPGHVAKLPQKEPVGCSKGGGPPREDVGAPLVTPSLLQMVRLRSVGAPGGAPTPALGPSAPQKPLRRALSGRASPVPAPSSGLHAAVRLKACSLAASEGLSSAQPNGPPEAEPRPPQSPASTASFIFSKGSRKLQLERPVSPETQADLQRNLVAELRSISEQRPPQAPKKSPKAPPPVARKPSVGVPPPASPSYPRAEPLTAPPTNGLPHTQDRTKRELAENGGVLQLVGPEEKMGLPGSDSQKELA; encoded by the exons ATGGTGGTGTTCGTTGGCCGCCGCCTCCCGGCGCTCCTAGGGCTGTTTAAGAAGAAGG GCTCTGCCAAGGCTGAGAATGACAAACATCTAAGTGTAGGGCCTGGCCAGGGGCCAGGGTCTGCAGTGGATGAGCACCAGGACAACGTCTTCTTTCCCAGTGGGCGACCCCCCCACCTGGAAGAGCTGCACACTCAGGCCCAGGAGGGGCTCCGCTCCCTACAACACCAAG agaaacagaaactgaACAAGGGTGGCTGGGACCATGGAGACACCCAGAGTATCCAG TCCTCCCGGACGGGGCCGGATGAAGACAACATCTCCTTCTGCAGTCAGACCACATCCTACGTGGCTGAGAGCTCCACAGCAGAGGACGCGCTCTCCATCCGCTCGGAGATGATCCAGCGCAAAG GCTCCACCTTCCGACCCCATGACTCATTTCCCAAATCTGGAAAGTCAGGGCGGCGTCGGCGGGAGCGGCGGAGCACTGTGCTGGGACTCCCGCAGCATGTGCAGAAGGAGCTTG GCCTGAGGAATGAGCGTGAGGCACCAGGCACGCCCCGGGCTCCTGGTGCACGGGATGCCGTACGCATCCCCACAGTGGACGGCCGCCCCCGAGGCACCTCAGGGATGGGGGCCCGGGTGTCCCTGCAGGCGctggaggcggaggcggaggctggcGCTGAGACAGAGGCCATGCTGCAGCGCCACATTGACCGTGTCTACCGGGATGACACCTTTGTTGGCCGGTCCACGGGTACCCGGGCCCCACCATTGACCCGGCCCATGTCCCTAGCAGTGCCTGGATTGACAGGAGGGGCAGGGCCTGCAGAGCCCCTGAGCCCGGCCATGTCCATCTCCCCCCAGGCCACCTACCTGTCGAAGTTGATTCCACATGCTGTGCTGCCGCCTACAGTGGACGTGGTGGCCCTAGGCCGCTGCAGCCTGCGCACACTAAGCCGCTGCAGCCTGCACTCGGCCAGCCCAGCCTCAGTCCGCTCGCTGGGGCGCTTCTCCTCCGTCTCCAGCCCACAGCCCCGCAGCCGCCACCCATCCTCCTCCAGTGACACCTGGAGCCACTCTCAATCCTCCGACACCATTGTGTCTGACGGTTCCACCCTCTCCTCTAAGGGTGGCTCTGAGGGCCAGCCGGAGAGCTCTACGGCTAGCAATAGCGTGGTACCCCCTCcccagggaggcagtgggaggggCTCTCCCAGTGGGGGCAGCACTGCTGAGGCCTCAGACACACTCAGCATTCGGAGCAGTGGGCAGTTGTCTGGCCGGAGTGTGTCCCTGCGTAAGCTGAAGCGGcctccaccccctccccgccGGACCCACTCCCTCCATCAGCGGGGCTTAGCAGTGCCTGATGGGCCATTAGGGTTGCCCCCTAAGCCTGAGCGTAAGCAGCAGCCCCAGCTGCCTCGGCCACCCACCACTGGTGGCTCAGAAGGGGCGGGGGCAGCACCCTGTCCACCCAACCCAGCCAACAGCTGGGTACCTGGCTTGTCTCCGGGTGGTTCCCGGCGCCCCCCACGGTCCCCAGAACGGACACTTTCGCCCTCCAGTGGATACTCGAGCCAAAGTGGtactcccaccctccctcccaagGGCCTGGCAGGTCCCCCTGCTTCCCCAGGCAAGGCCCAGCCCCCTAAACCAGAGCGTGTCACGTCTCTTCGCTCCCCTGGGGCCTCCGTCTCCTCTTCCCTCACGTCTTTATGTTCCTCCTCCTCTGACCCAGCCCCCTCAGACCGCTCTGGGCCACAGATATTGACCCCCCTGGGTGACAGGTTTGTCATACCTCCTCACCCCAAGGTGCCTGcccccttctccccacctccctccaagCCCAGGAGCCCTAACCCAGCTGCCCCTGCTCTAGCCGCCCCTGCTGTGGTTCCTGGGCCTGTTTCTACCACTGACGCCAGTCCTCAGtcccctcccactccccagaCAACCTTGACTCCACTGCAGGAGTCTCCTGTCATCTCCAAAGACCAGTCAcccccaccttccccacccccatcttatcatccacccccaccacccactAAGAAGCCAGAGGTGGTTGTGGAGGCACCATCTGCCTCAGAGACTGCTGAGGAGCCCCTCCAAGATCCCAACtggccccctcccccaccccctgcccctgaGGAGCAGGACCTGTCCATGGCTGACTTCCCCCCACCAGAGGAGGCTTTTTTCTCTGTGGCCAGCCCTGAGCCTGCAGGCCCTTCAGGCTCCCCAGAGCTTGTCAGCTCCCCGGCTGCTTCGTCCTCCTCAGCTACTGCTTTGCAGATTCAGCCCCCGGGTAGCCCAGACCCTCCTCCAGCTCCGCCAGCCCCAGCTCCTGCTAGTTCCGCCCCAGGGCATGTGGCCAAGCTCCCTCAGAAGGAACCGGTGGGCTGTAGCAAGGGTGGTGGGCCTCCCAGGGAGGACGTAGGTGCGCCCCTGGTCACGCCCTCGCTCCTGCAGATGGTGCGGCTGCGCTCCGTGGGTGCTCCAGGAGGGGCTCCCACCCCAGCACTGGGGCCATCGGCCCCCCAGAAACCACTGCGAAGGGCCCTGTCAGGGCGGGCCAGCCCAGTGCCTGCCCCCTCCTCAGGGCTCCATGCTGCGGTCCGACTCAAGGCCTGCAGCCTGGCCGCCAGTGAAGGCCTCTCAAGTGCTCAGCCCAACGGACCGCCTGAGGCAGAGCCACGGCCTCCCCAGTCCCCTGCCTCAACGGCCAGTTTCATCTTCTCCAAGGGCTCTAGGAAGCTGCAGCTGGAGCGGCCCGTGTCCCCTGAGACCCAGGCTGACCTCCAGCGGAATCTGGTGGCAGAACTCCGGAGCATCTCAGAGCAGCGGCCACCCCAGGCCCCAAAGAAGTCACCTAAGGCTCCCCCACCTGTGGCCCGCAAGCCGTCTGTGGGAGTCCCCCCACCCGCCTCCCCCAGTTACCCTCGAGCTGAGCCCCTTACTGCTCCTCCCACCAATGGGCTCCCTCACACCCAGGACAGGACTAAGAGGGAGCTGGCGGAGAATGGAGGTGTCCTGCAGCTGGTGGGCCCAGAGGAGAAGATgggcctcccgggctcag ACTCACAGAAAGAGCTGGCCTGA